In one Arenibacter antarcticus genomic region, the following are encoded:
- a CDS encoding CsbD family protein: protein MNSDQLEGKWKQVKGKFKQKYGDLTDNDLTYAEGKFDEMMGRLQEKTGKKREELEEEIKNW from the coding sequence ATGAACAGCGATCAGTTAGAAGGAAAATGGAAACAAGTGAAAGGTAAGTTTAAACAAAAATACGGTGATCTTACCGATAATGACCTTACCTATGCCGAAGGTAAATTTGATGAAATGATGGGGAGATTACAGGAAAAAACCGGTAAAAAAAGGGAAGAATTGGAAGAGGAAATAAAGAATTGGTAA
- a CDS encoding LytTR family DNA-binding domain-containing protein: MEQPIRILIVEDNVIIADDMQSMLEEIGYEIVDNVIVYEQAVEVLKNNEVDLVLIDIILASDKTGIDLGKHIRENYNIPFIFVTSNSDRATVENAKSVKPNGYLVKPFEQQDLYTSIEIALSNFISVVKKGEESQEEEDDKLMANKVLKDSIFVKKQHLYYRIQFGDIQFIKADNVYLEVNTVDKKFLVRSPLKDYLEKLPQNKFYRAHKSYIVNVDHIDAINSKDILINETLIPISKEFKLFIISAMNS, translated from the coding sequence TTGGAACAACCAATTAGAATTCTTATAGTAGAGGACAACGTAATTATTGCAGACGACATGCAGTCCATGTTGGAGGAAATTGGTTACGAGATCGTAGATAATGTTATTGTTTATGAACAAGCTGTAGAGGTATTAAAGAATAATGAAGTAGATCTAGTGCTTATAGATATTATCTTGGCTTCGGATAAAACCGGAATAGACCTAGGTAAACACATTAGGGAAAACTATAATATTCCATTTATTTTTGTCACTTCCAACTCGGACAGAGCTACTGTAGAAAATGCGAAGAGCGTTAAGCCTAATGGCTATCTTGTAAAACCCTTTGAACAACAGGATCTTTACACCTCTATTGAAATTGCCTTATCCAATTTTATCTCAGTGGTAAAAAAGGGAGAGGAATCCCAGGAAGAAGAGGATGATAAATTAATGGCGAACAAGGTTTTGAAGGATTCTATTTTTGTTAAAAAACAACATTTATATTATCGGATCCAGTTTGGAGATATTCAATTTATAAAGGCCGATAATGTTTACTTAGAAGTAAATACTGTAGATAAAAAGTTTTTGGTACGGTCACCGCTTAAGGACTATTTGGAGAAATTGCCTCAAAATAAATTTTATAGGGCGCATAAATCCTATATTGTAAATGTGGACCATATTGATGCGATAAACTCAAAAGATATTCTGATAAACGAAACGTTGATACCTATATCAAAGGAGTTTAAGTTATTTATAATTTCGGCAATGAATTCATAA
- the menD gene encoding 2-succinyl-5-enolpyruvyl-6-hydroxy-3-cyclohexene-1-carboxylic-acid synthase, whose product MKYSTIPSSQTVVYHCKARGIKNIVISPGSRNAPLTIGFTEDPFFKCFSIVDERCAAFFALGIAQQLREPVVILCTSGSALLNYYPAISEAFYSDIPLVVISADRPPYKVDVGDGQTIRQENVFENHIAYGANLKLDVSHATDKIRKYDALSLMGTDVGIAQQAVQEFNDTALDNALNLAWSQNSPVHINVPFEEPLYDVVTETTLIPMVNFVRDNQQELDLGKLKESVEVWNGSERKIILVGVNFPNSVEQKYLEQLAMDPSVIVLTECTSNLHHHNFFPSIDSIIAPIEKSPEKEMLFKQLQPDIVLTFGGLIVSKKIKAFLREYSPKFHWHIDPQKAPNTFFSLTHHFQTDPNRFFEKLLQVSSGIQSDYQQYWTRFKNEYIARREQYLKEIPFSDMLAFYRIMGSIPKDYQLQLGNSATVRYGQLFDLDQCINVFCNRGTSGIDGSTSTAIGAALYSEQPTLLVTGDLSFLYDSNGLWNKYIRPDFRIIVINNGGGGIFRILPGKDKTDNFENFFETTHQIDLALIAKAYSFDFMSVADEGALGAVLDDFYAKSNCPKILEIKTPRLLNDKILLSYFDFISYNSK is encoded by the coding sequence ATGAAATATTCTACTATTCCTTCTTCCCAAACCGTTGTGTACCATTGCAAGGCAAGAGGTATTAAAAACATCGTTATTTCCCCTGGTTCTAGAAATGCCCCGTTGACCATTGGTTTCACGGAAGATCCTTTTTTTAAATGCTTCAGCATTGTTGATGAAAGGTGTGCTGCTTTCTTTGCCTTGGGTATTGCCCAACAGCTACGGGAGCCTGTAGTTATTCTTTGTACTTCTGGGAGTGCTCTATTAAATTATTATCCCGCCATTTCAGAGGCATTCTATAGCGATATTCCCCTGGTCGTAATTTCTGCAGATAGGCCACCTTATAAGGTAGATGTGGGAGACGGACAGACCATTAGACAGGAGAATGTTTTTGAAAACCATATTGCGTATGGGGCAAACCTGAAATTGGATGTATCCCATGCTACGGATAAAATTCGCAAATACGATGCACTCAGCCTCATGGGTACTGATGTTGGCATTGCACAGCAAGCGGTGCAGGAATTTAACGATACCGCTCTGGATAACGCCTTAAATTTGGCATGGTCCCAAAACAGTCCAGTACACATCAATGTACCTTTTGAAGAGCCCTTATATGATGTTGTTACGGAAACAACCTTAATTCCCATGGTTAATTTTGTTAGGGACAATCAACAGGAATTAGATCTAGGTAAATTGAAAGAAAGTGTAGAAGTTTGGAATGGATCGGAACGGAAAATAATTTTGGTAGGGGTTAATTTTCCGAATTCTGTGGAACAAAAATATCTGGAACAATTGGCAATGGACCCTTCTGTTATTGTTTTAACGGAGTGCACCTCCAATTTACACCATCATAATTTCTTTCCAAGTATAGATAGTATCATAGCACCTATAGAGAAATCTCCCGAAAAAGAAATGCTGTTTAAACAATTGCAGCCAGATATTGTGCTGACGTTCGGGGGGCTTATAGTCTCCAAAAAAATAAAAGCGTTTTTGCGGGAATATAGCCCAAAGTTTCATTGGCATATCGATCCTCAAAAGGCACCAAATACGTTTTTCAGCCTAACACATCATTTTCAGACAGATCCCAATAGATTTTTCGAAAAACTATTGCAAGTTTCTTCTGGTATCCAGAGCGACTACCAACAATACTGGACTCGGTTCAAAAATGAATATATCGCCAGAAGGGAACAGTACCTAAAGGAAATTCCGTTTAGCGATATGTTGGCATTTTATCGTATCATGGGCAGCATCCCCAAAGATTACCAACTACAACTTGGAAATAGTGCTACCGTACGTTATGGTCAGTTGTTCGATTTGGACCAATGCATAAATGTTTTCTGCAACCGGGGCACCAGTGGAATAGACGGCAGCACCTCTACGGCTATCGGTGCCGCCCTATATTCTGAACAACCTACTTTGCTGGTCACAGGGGATCTCAGTTTCTTATACGATAGCAATGGGCTATGGAATAAGTATATACGACCAGATTTTAGGATAATCGTTATCAATAATGGCGGAGGTGGAATTTTTAGGATTTTGCCAGGTAAGGACAAAACAGATAATTTTGAAAACTTTTTTGAAACCACACATCAGATAGATCTTGCTCTAATTGCTAAAGCCTATAGTTTTGATTTTATGTCCGTTGCAGATGAAGGGGCATTAGGAGCTGTATTGGATGATTTCTATGCGAAGTCTAATTGTCCTAAAATTTTGGAGATCAAGACCCCTAGATTATTGAATGATAAAATTTTGCTTAGTTATTTTGATTTTATATCTTACAACAGCAAATAG
- a CDS encoding VOC family protein, with protein sequence MELGAFSVSLNVKDINASRLFYENLGFSVFAGVLEKNYLIMKNGNSLIGLFQGMFENNILTFNPGWDENAYKLDSFADVRKIEKDLLKKGVQLVQKTGENTSGPASIVVVDPDGNTILLDQHV encoded by the coding sequence ATGGAACTAGGTGCATTTTCGGTAAGTTTGAATGTCAAGGACATTAACGCTTCAAGATTATTTTATGAAAATTTAGGATTTTCCGTCTTTGCAGGCGTATTGGAAAAAAATTATCTAATTATGAAGAACGGTAATTCATTGATCGGATTATTTCAGGGAATGTTCGAAAACAATATACTGACCTTTAATCCTGGCTGGGATGAAAATGCTTACAAATTAGATTCATTTGCCGATGTTAGGAAAATTGAAAAAGATCTGCTAAAAAAAGGAGTCCAGTTGGTGCAAAAGACAGGGGAAAACACAAGTGGTCCGGCCAGTATTGTGGTGGTAGACCCCGACGGGAATACCATTCTATTAGACCAGCATGTGTAA
- a CDS encoding S1 RNA-binding domain-containing protein — MIALGEYSNLEILRDTTVGLFLGDEEGNDVLLPNKYVPEEFEIGDFLDVFCYLDHEERIVATTLEPYVMVNQFRLLQVAEVNEYGAFMDWGLEKHLLVPFREQRSKMQEGQWYVVHCYLDEKTNRLVGSNKLDKFLSNDTPTINEQDKVDLVVTRLTDLGWEVIINNNYKGLIYANEVYKKVSIGDQLEGYIKLIRPDNKIDVSLQPIGYKSLEPAANLIYEKLKAQDGFLKLHDKSDPEDIKRLLQMSKKTFKKGVGALYKERKIEISDDGIRLI; from the coding sequence ATGATAGCACTTGGAGAATATAGTAATTTAGAAATATTAAGAGACACTACCGTGGGTCTTTTTTTAGGAGATGAGGAAGGTAATGATGTTCTATTGCCTAATAAATATGTGCCTGAAGAATTTGAGATCGGTGATTTCCTAGACGTATTTTGCTATTTGGATCATGAGGAGCGCATAGTGGCCACCACCTTGGAGCCCTATGTTATGGTGAATCAATTTAGGTTATTACAAGTAGCTGAGGTTAATGAATACGGTGCTTTTATGGATTGGGGATTGGAAAAGCACTTATTGGTCCCTTTCCGTGAGCAACGCAGTAAAATGCAGGAAGGCCAATGGTACGTTGTACACTGCTATTTGGATGAAAAGACCAACAGGTTGGTAGGTTCTAATAAATTAGATAAATTCCTGTCCAATGACACCCCTACTATAAATGAGCAGGATAAGGTAGACTTGGTCGTCACTAGATTGACCGACCTAGGTTGGGAAGTAATCATAAACAACAATTACAAAGGTCTAATTTATGCAAATGAGGTGTATAAAAAAGTTTCCATAGGAGATCAGTTGGAGGGATATATAAAACTTATAAGGCCTGATAATAAAATAGATGTTTCACTACAACCTATTGGATACAAGAGTTTGGAGCCTGCCGCCAATCTTATTTATGAAAAGTTGAAGGCTCAGGACGGTTTTTTAAAGCTTCATGACAAATCTGATCCTGAAGATATTAAGCGTTTACTTCAAATGAGTAAAAAAACCTTTAAAAAAGGAGTAGGGGCGCTTTATAAAGAACGAAAAATAGAAATTAGTGACGACGGTATAAGACTGATTTAA
- a CDS encoding ChaN family lipoprotein, with translation MPKSILILSLLLLCSNVFGQMKPYVLYNSKGKKVSYSKMVRKLAKADVVLFGELHDNPIAHWLQLKVTTELSSQRSLILGAEMFEADDQIPLNKYLNEEITYKGLDSMARLWPNYKTDYAPLVDFAKTNKLPFIATNVPRRYANLVYKNGFSILDSLNSDEKSWIAPLPIPFDSELPTYKNILSMMGDHGSPKLIMAQAIKDATMAYFILKNHKQNQLFLHFNGAYHSDFYEGILWYLKRDNASLNYVTLSTVSQDNLKKLLPDHLKKADFIICVDSDMTSTY, from the coding sequence ATGCCTAAATCTATACTCATTTTGTCCCTACTCCTATTGTGTAGTAATGTATTTGGTCAGATGAAGCCCTATGTACTTTACAATTCCAAGGGCAAAAAGGTTTCCTATTCTAAAATGGTACGTAAACTAGCCAAGGCCGATGTTGTGTTGTTCGGTGAATTGCACGACAACCCTATTGCCCATTGGTTGCAACTTAAGGTGACCACGGAATTAAGTAGCCAGAGGTCTCTTATTCTAGGAGCAGAAATGTTTGAAGCGGATGACCAGATCCCCCTAAACAAATATTTAAATGAAGAAATCACGTATAAAGGATTGGATTCCATGGCGCGACTCTGGCCCAATTATAAAACGGATTATGCACCCCTAGTAGATTTTGCTAAAACAAATAAGCTGCCATTTATCGCTACCAATGTTCCAAGAAGATATGCCAACCTTGTCTATAAAAATGGTTTTTCCATTCTAGACTCCCTTAATTCAGATGAAAAATCATGGATTGCACCACTACCCATCCCGTTTGACAGCGAATTGCCAACTTACAAAAATATTCTTTCCATGATGGGAGATCATGGGAGCCCTAAACTAATAATGGCACAGGCTATAAAAGACGCTACCATGGCCTACTTTATTTTAAAAAACCATAAGCAAAACCAACTTTTTTTACATTTCAACGGTGCCTACCATTCAGACTTCTACGAGGGCATCCTTTGGTACCTTAAAAGGGATAATGCCAGCCTGAATTATGTTACCCTAAGTACCGTATCTCAGGACAACCTAAAGAAACTATTACCAGACCATCTTAAGAAGGCAGATTTCATTATATGTGTAGATAGTGATATGACCTCTACCTATTAA
- the menA gene encoding 1,4-dihydroxy-2-naphthoate octaprenyltransferase gives MLKIKAWLDAARLRTLPLSLSGIVVGTALGGMYGTFDWRIFIFAVLTTVGFQVTSNFANDYGDGVKGTDNENRVGPKRVYQSGLLNRAQLKGGIIISIVICLILVLALLYFSFGTEHLEFILLFGFLGILSIWAAIKYTVGDSAYGYKGFGDVFVFLFFGLLGVIGSMFLYTKLVYFPSFFPAITIGLLSTGVLNLNNLRDYRSDKLSNKNTVIVKMGVRNGKIYHTLLICVSFVCMLIFTILHFENWRNTVHLVAFVPIFMHLVKMLQVKNTVLLDPELKKLALSTFLFAILFYFSFNDFNQLT, from the coding sequence TTGTTGAAAATAAAAGCTTGGCTCGATGCAGCGCGGTTAAGAACTCTTCCTCTTTCATTATCGGGAATAGTTGTTGGTACTGCCTTAGGAGGTATGTATGGAACATTTGACTGGCGTATTTTTATATTTGCGGTTCTTACTACCGTAGGATTTCAGGTAACCTCCAATTTTGCCAATGACTATGGGGATGGCGTTAAGGGTACCGATAATGAAAATAGGGTTGGACCTAAACGAGTATATCAAAGTGGTTTACTCAACAGAGCACAATTGAAAGGAGGAATAATTATTTCCATTGTGATCTGCTTGATTTTAGTATTGGCCTTATTGTATTTTTCTTTCGGTACAGAACATTTGGAATTCATTTTATTATTTGGTTTCCTCGGTATTTTAAGTATATGGGCAGCTATTAAATATACAGTAGGAGATTCCGCCTATGGTTATAAAGGATTTGGAGATGTTTTTGTATTTCTGTTTTTTGGACTATTGGGGGTAATTGGCTCTATGTTTCTCTATACTAAATTAGTGTATTTCCCCTCTTTTTTTCCGGCAATTACAATTGGATTGCTGAGTACAGGAGTGTTAAATTTAAATAATCTTAGGGACTACCGGTCCGATAAACTATCCAATAAAAACACAGTCATTGTGAAGATGGGGGTGCGCAATGGAAAGATATACCATACCCTATTGATTTGCGTAAGTTTTGTTTGCATGTTGATTTTTACTATTTTACATTTCGAAAATTGGAGAAACACAGTGCACCTAGTGGCCTTTGTGCCTATATTTATGCATTTAGTGAAAATGCTGCAGGTAAAGAACACCGTTTTGCTGGATCCAGAATTAAAGAAATTGGCGCTAAGCACCTTTTTATTTGCAATTCTGTTTTATTTTAGCTTTAATGATTTCAACCAACTAACCTAA
- a CDS encoding chorismate-binding protein, translating into MTLNFLDRIAQQYGNQLPFVAYRKPNEEEVRLILQNDQELHHVVDYRESGFIFAPFNASDEAILLKNDASYSEILNTEKTSENSDSQPMKDDGAGKAFHLGLVQRGIHEIKAGNLDKVVLSREVEVSTSKDPIQLFQNILSLYPTAFCYIWYHPKVGIWLGATPEMLLEMENQRLKTMSLAGTQKYLGEDSPVWGNKELEEQQMVTQFITDSLKDKIKLLTISETMSYRAGNLWHLKTSISGMTTPEIGLSEIIHSLHPTPAVCGLPKLKAKDFILKNEKYLREFYTGFLGELNFKEEVNRPSKRRNQENRAYRTIKNKTSLFVNLRCMKIHKNKLTLYVGGGITRESDPEMEWKETCDKSRTMLNIIRS; encoded by the coding sequence ATGACTTTAAATTTTTTGGACCGAATTGCCCAGCAATATGGAAACCAGTTGCCTTTTGTGGCCTACCGTAAACCCAATGAAGAAGAAGTACGGTTGATCCTACAAAATGATCAGGAACTGCACCATGTTGTAGATTATAGGGAAAGCGGTTTTATTTTTGCTCCGTTTAATGCAAGTGATGAGGCCATTCTGTTAAAGAATGATGCTTCCTATTCTGAAATTTTAAATACGGAAAAGACCAGTGAAAACAGTGATTCACAACCAATGAAGGACGATGGAGCTGGCAAGGCTTTTCACTTAGGCCTGGTGCAACGGGGAATTCATGAAATTAAAGCAGGAAATTTGGATAAGGTGGTGCTCTCCAGAGAAGTGGAGGTGTCCACTTCCAAAGATCCAATACAATTATTTCAGAACATCTTGTCTCTGTATCCTACGGCATTCTGTTATATATGGTATCACCCAAAAGTTGGTATTTGGTTAGGTGCAACACCCGAAATGTTATTGGAAATGGAAAACCAAAGGCTAAAGACCATGTCTTTGGCCGGTACTCAGAAATATCTAGGGGAAGATAGCCCTGTTTGGGGCAACAAAGAGTTGGAAGAACAACAAATGGTTACCCAATTCATCACCGATTCCCTAAAAGACAAAATAAAATTGTTGACTATATCGGAAACCATGAGTTACCGTGCAGGTAATTTGTGGCACCTTAAAACATCAATATCAGGAATGACAACCCCTGAAATCGGATTAAGCGAAATCATCCATTCCTTACACCCAACCCCAGCGGTATGTGGCCTTCCAAAATTAAAAGCCAAGGATTTTATTCTTAAGAACGAAAAGTATCTCCGAGAATTCTACACAGGTTTCTTGGGAGAGTTAAATTTCAAGGAAGAAGTGAATCGACCTTCAAAGCGAAGGAATCAAGAGAATAGGGCGTATAGGACTATCAAGAATAAAACCTCTCTTTTTGTAAATTTGAGGTGTATGAAAATACATAAAAATAAGCTTACTCTATATGTTGGTGGTGGAATTACACGTGAATCTGATCCAGAAATGGAATGGAAAGAAACCTGCGATAAAAGTCGCACTATGCTGAATATTATCCGCAGTTAA
- a CDS encoding mercuric reductase yields the protein MNFDAIIIGTGQAGPPLAQSLAEHGQKIAIIEKDHLGGTCVNVGCTPTKSYVASARRAFIAGNSSELGVTIKGDVLIDLKKIKQRKDGIVQDSRNGLEKMLTENKSITLIRGKASFVNNHTIEVNGDQHTADKIYINVGARPYIPNGFKDVPYLTNESILELEEIPEHLVIVGGGYIGLEFGQMFRRFGSKVTILEKGGELLKKEDGDISDLIAEIMEDSGVEIKLKSDCIGAKKKNDHIEATFNCDDNSQKLKASHLLLATGRTPNTDYMGLENTGIKLTKHGYIKVDDTLLTSVDHIWALGDCNGEGAFTHTAYNDFQIVNSQLFLDQKRFLSDRFTCYAAFIDPPLARVGMNQKDIQKKGLIAKVSEIPMSKIARAKEMGETKGKLKIFLEVDTDSILGATFIGAGADEYIHTIIDQMYAGSSYQTVRDAIHIHPTISELIPTMLENSTMLRYFVKK from the coding sequence ATGAATTTTGATGCCATTATTATAGGAACTGGGCAAGCGGGACCTCCCTTAGCCCAAAGTTTGGCGGAACACGGCCAGAAAATTGCAATTATTGAAAAAGATCATTTGGGGGGTACCTGTGTAAATGTAGGTTGCACCCCCACCAAGTCCTATGTAGCTTCTGCCAGACGTGCATTTATTGCTGGCAATAGCAGTGAACTAGGAGTGACGATCAAAGGGGACGTACTTATAGACCTAAAAAAAATAAAACAGCGTAAAGATGGCATAGTACAGGATTCCCGTAATGGATTGGAAAAGATGCTGACCGAAAATAAGTCCATCACCCTAATTCGTGGTAAGGCAAGCTTTGTGAACAACCATACCATTGAAGTAAATGGCGACCAGCATACCGCGGATAAAATTTATATAAATGTTGGAGCAAGACCCTACATTCCAAATGGTTTTAAGGATGTACCCTATCTTACCAATGAAAGTATTTTGGAATTAGAGGAGATTCCAGAGCACCTTGTAATAGTAGGTGGGGGATATATTGGATTAGAGTTTGGACAAATGTTCAGGCGATTTGGCAGTAAAGTCACCATTCTAGAAAAGGGAGGAGAATTATTAAAAAAGGAAGATGGGGATATTTCGGATCTCATTGCCGAAATTATGGAAGATAGTGGGGTGGAGATAAAATTGAAATCGGATTGTATTGGGGCGAAAAAAAAGAATGACCATATAGAGGCAACGTTCAATTGCGATGATAACTCCCAAAAACTTAAGGCGTCCCATTTACTTTTAGCTACAGGTCGCACCCCAAACACCGACTATATGGGCCTAGAAAACACCGGGATTAAGCTAACCAAGCATGGGTATATAAAAGTAGATGATACCCTTCTCACTTCGGTAGACCATATATGGGCTTTGGGCGACTGTAACGGGGAAGGAGCCTTTACTCATACTGCCTATAATGATTTTCAGATTGTAAACTCCCAATTGTTCCTAGATCAAAAACGTTTTCTTTCGGATAGATTTACCTGTTATGCTGCTTTTATTGATCCTCCGCTTGCTCGTGTAGGGATGAACCAAAAAGATATTCAGAAAAAAGGTCTAATTGCCAAAGTGTCAGAAATTCCTATGAGTAAAATTGCCCGAGCCAAAGAAATGGGAGAGACCAAAGGAAAATTAAAAATATTTCTTGAAGTGGATACAGACTCCATATTAGGGGCCACATTTATTGGTGCCGGTGCCGATGAATATATCCATACCATAATTGATCAAATGTATGCCGGGTCGTCCTATCAAACCGTGCGTGATGCTATTCATATTCATCCCACCATTAGCGAATTAATCCCTACCATGTTGGAAAACTCCACCATGCTACGCTATTTCGTGAAAAAGTAA
- a CDS encoding alpha/beta hydrolase: MEPKEKNISYTTTNTYLCLNELNSSTKNVWIVLHGIGFLSKYFLKYFKGLPKEENYIIAPQAPSKYYLKSNYKHVGASWLTKENTEMETENVIRYLDQVLLNENIPEDCRLIVLGFSQGVSIATRWVAKSKIPCKELILYAGGVPAELTPSDFEFLMSMNPEVKIVLGKQDEYLTPQRLQKERPKIDALFQGRAKYILFEGGHEVNMNVINKLIE; the protein is encoded by the coding sequence ATGGAACCCAAAGAAAAAAACATCTCCTATACAACAACCAACACCTATCTCTGTTTAAACGAGTTAAACTCGAGCACCAAAAATGTATGGATCGTTCTACATGGGATCGGATTTCTTAGCAAGTACTTTTTAAAGTATTTTAAAGGCCTTCCCAAAGAGGAGAATTATATCATTGCTCCTCAGGCACCCTCCAAGTACTACCTAAAATCCAATTATAAGCATGTTGGCGCCAGCTGGCTCACCAAGGAAAATACGGAAATGGAAACCGAAAATGTTATCCGATATCTAGATCAGGTACTCCTAAATGAAAATATTCCTGAAGATTGTCGCCTTATTGTTTTAGGGTTTTCTCAGGGCGTATCCATTGCAACACGATGGGTCGCAAAAAGTAAGATTCCATGCAAAGAGCTAATCTTGTATGCAGGAGGAGTTCCAGCAGAGCTTACTCCCTCCGATTTTGAGTTTCTAATGTCCATGAATCCTGAAGTAAAAATTGTACTGGGCAAGCAGGATGAATATTTGACCCCCCAGCGTTTACAAAAGGAGCGTCCCAAAATAGATGCTCTATTTCAGGGAAGGGCCAAGTATATACTATTTGAAGGAGGTCATGAAGTAAATATGAACGTAATAAATAAACTGATAGAGTAA
- a CDS encoding PaaI family thioesterase, translating to MDGYKEKILGICNESSKGTLMETLGMEFIDVGDNFLVAKMPVTQKVYQPDGVLHGGATVALAESVGSAASYIFLDAKKYFIRGLEISANHVKSVSEGEIFAKAVIVHKGRTTQIWDIKITDQDNNLVSICKLTTIALPRK from the coding sequence ATGGACGGATATAAGGAGAAAATACTGGGAATTTGTAACGAAAGTAGTAAAGGAACCTTAATGGAAACCTTGGGAATGGAATTTATAGATGTTGGCGACAATTTTTTAGTGGCAAAAATGCCAGTTACCCAAAAAGTATATCAACCAGATGGGGTTCTACATGGTGGGGCAACTGTAGCTTTGGCCGAAAGTGTAGGAAGTGCAGCTTCGTATATTTTTTTGGATGCCAAAAAGTATTTCATCCGGGGTTTGGAAATCTCTGCCAACCACGTCAAAAGTGTTAGTGAGGGAGAAATCTTTGCCAAAGCCGTCATAGTACATAAGGGCCGTACCACACAAATATGGGATATTAAGATTACCGATCAGGACAATAATTTAGTTTCAATTTGTAAATTAACGACCATAGCGTTACCAAGAAAATAG
- a CDS encoding DUF2853 family protein → MNKRDELIEKYAADIKEKFGETPNMDLLTKVTIGLGPSIYNNDASKVSGSDAKELETVKKNFLVKKLGLEDGPQLMEAVKAVTDKYGSSVKNKHRAVVYYMLAKHFKKESVYNK, encoded by the coding sequence ATGAACAAAAGAGACGAATTGATCGAAAAGTACGCGGCGGACATTAAAGAAAAATTTGGCGAAACACCAAATATGGATTTATTAACTAAAGTGACCATAGGATTGGGACCTTCAATTTACAATAATGATGCATCAAAAGTTTCTGGTTCGGATGCTAAGGAATTAGAAACGGTAAAGAAAAATTTTCTTGTAAAAAAACTTGGATTAGAAGATGGCCCTCAATTGATGGAGGCCGTAAAAGCTGTGACAGACAAATACGGTTCTTCCGTAAAAAATAAACATAGGGCGGTAGTGTATTATATGCTGGCCAAACACTTTAAAAAAGAATCTGTTTATAATAAATAA
- a CDS encoding SPOR domain-containing protein — MPFIEESDLLELHKDIDKAQIINERLLDQIKYKNKELRRSKLQRNLFGSITVLFLIVSLAFFSYNAGIIRSSNFENRTNLLVSIDSLDVIKARIDNLKEQNEELSLVKEFYLAKKFLEKEKIYSVQVKSFVDNNLTLASESLGNTIFAKANPFYSYSLGNFETLEEARSFRFQLVKMGFKDAFVASYRDGKRVEIEDPY, encoded by the coding sequence ATGCCATTCATCGAAGAAAGTGATTTATTGGAATTGCATAAGGATATAGATAAGGCTCAAATAATTAATGAGCGTTTATTAGATCAAATAAAATATAAGAATAAGGAATTAAGGCGAAGTAAACTCCAAAGAAACCTTTTTGGTAGTATTACGGTACTTTTCCTTATTGTTTCTCTGGCCTTCTTTTCGTACAATGCTGGGATTATAAGATCATCCAATTTTGAGAATAGGACTAATTTACTAGTTTCAATTGATAGTCTAGATGTTATTAAGGCAAGAATAGACAACCTTAAGGAGCAGAACGAAGAACTGAGTTTAGTAAAGGAATTCTATTTGGCCAAAAAGTTTTTGGAGAAGGAAAAAATATATTCGGTACAGGTAAAATCATTCGTGGATAACAATCTTACCCTAGCATCGGAATCTCTTGGAAATACCATATTTGCCAAGGCAAATCCATTTTACTCATATTCTTTGGGGAATTTTGAAACTTTGGAAGAAGCTCGTTCATTTCGATTTCAATTGGTGAAAATGGGATTTAAAGACGCCTTTGTTGCGTCGTACAGAGATGGAAAACGCGTAGAAATAGAAGACCCCTACTAA